One genomic region from Candidatus Sulfotelmatobacter sp. encodes:
- the bshA gene encoding N-acetyl-alpha-D-glucosaminyl L-malate synthase BshA: MSAGRRVTRSRAAGADASPRRRGKPAPRLAGAVHPKLRIGIVCYSHFGGSGVVATELGMALARRGCEIHFIAHRLPFRLRAFESNVFFHEAMPAEYPVFDQTPANLALTTKIVEVAEHYKLDLIHVHYAMPFATSAYLARQLLLPKQLGVMTTLHGTDITVVGVEPAYFRVTQFSIQNSDRVTAVSRFLKDRAEETFGITRPIEVIYNFVDPAVFAPRRRSGLRLAPPESRVLMHVSNFRPVKNIPQVIHIFAEVRRRIPSKLVMVGDGPEKAGAEQLARELRVERDVLFLGNQDCMEELLPLADVFLLPSSSESFGLVALEAMSAEVPVVASNAGGLPEVIDHGVTGYLHDSGHTAGFVSSVLRLLENASLRRQMGRAGRRVARERFNIDEMVGRYIQVYESFR, translated from the coding sequence ATGAGCGCGGGACGGCGGGTCACGCGATCGCGCGCGGCCGGTGCCGATGCGAGTCCGCGCCGACGCGGCAAGCCCGCGCCGCGCCTCGCCGGCGCGGTGCATCCGAAGCTGCGCATCGGCATCGTCTGCTATTCGCACTTCGGTGGAAGCGGCGTGGTGGCGACCGAGCTGGGCATGGCGCTGGCGCGCCGCGGCTGCGAGATCCACTTCATCGCGCATCGACTGCCGTTCCGACTGCGCGCCTTCGAATCCAACGTGTTCTTCCACGAGGCGATGCCGGCCGAGTACCCGGTGTTCGATCAGACTCCGGCCAATCTCGCGCTCACCACCAAGATCGTGGAGGTGGCCGAGCACTACAAGCTCGACCTGATCCATGTCCACTACGCGATGCCGTTCGCTACCAGCGCCTATCTGGCGCGCCAGCTGCTGCTGCCGAAGCAGCTCGGGGTGATGACCACGCTGCACGGCACCGACATCACGGTGGTGGGCGTGGAGCCAGCCTACTTCCGGGTCACCCAGTTCAGCATCCAGAACAGTGATCGGGTGACGGCGGTGAGCCGCTTCCTCAAGGACCGGGCCGAGGAGACCTTCGGGATCACGCGGCCGATCGAAGTGATCTACAACTTCGTGGATCCGGCGGTGTTCGCGCCGCGCCGCCGCTCGGGGCTGCGGCTGGCGCCACCCGAGTCGCGGGTGCTGATGCACGTCTCGAACTTCCGTCCGGTCAAGAACATCCCGCAGGTGATTCACATCTTCGCCGAGGTGCGCCGGCGGATTCCTTCCAAGCTCGTGATGGTCGGAGACGGGCCGGAAAAGGCCGGTGCGGAGCAGCTGGCGCGAGAGCTGCGGGTGGAGCGCGACGTCCTGTTTCTCGGAAATCAGGATTGCATGGAGGAACTCCTTCCGCTTGCCGATGTCTTTCTCCTACCGAGTTCCTCCGAGAGCTTCGGGCTGGTGGCGCTCGAGGCGATGAGTGCGGAGGTGCCGGTGGTGGCGTCCAACGCGGGCGGGCTGCCCGAGGTGATCGACCACGGCGTCACCGGGTATCTCCACGACTCGGGCCACACCGCGGGGTTCGTCAGCTCGGTGCTGCGCCTGCTGGAGAACGCGTCGCTGCGGCGCCAGATGGGCCGCGCCGGTAGACGGGTGGCGCGGGAGCGTTTCAACATCGACGAGATGGTGGGTCGGTACATCCAGGTCTACGAGTCGTTCCGCTGA
- a CDS encoding DUF1611 domain-containing protein: MLGRKRRLVLLAEGHFAPGEAKTAVGVLRYRPEEVVAVLDSTHAGRTAADCVGVGGGVPVLAELDAAAARGADSILIGIAPQGGELPPAWRALVNDALSRRWDVLSGLHAFLGDDPEFRERARASGAAIHDVRRPPAGKPVAAARAAGLDALVALTVGSDCNVGKMTAALEIRAALEARGVRAAFVATGQTGIFVADQGAAIDAIPADFVAGTVEKLVLEAARDADIVLVEGQGALHHPGYSGVTLSLLHGACPSALILCHQSDHALIHYGRPGDAPRPVASLPALVRVYESAAAWVHPARALGVALHTAALAEPAARAACAAAAAETGLPATDPVRFGAEALAQALIAALESRRRRATSA, translated from the coding sequence ATGCTGGGCAGGAAACGCCGGCTGGTGCTGCTCGCGGAAGGTCACTTCGCGCCGGGAGAGGCGAAGACCGCGGTCGGCGTGCTGCGCTACCGGCCAGAGGAGGTCGTGGCCGTGCTCGACTCGACGCACGCGGGGCGCACCGCCGCGGATTGCGTGGGGGTGGGCGGCGGAGTGCCGGTGCTCGCCGAACTCGACGCGGCCGCGGCGCGCGGCGCGGATTCGATCCTGATCGGGATCGCTCCGCAGGGGGGCGAGCTTCCACCCGCCTGGCGCGCGCTGGTGAACGACGCGCTGTCGCGTCGCTGGGACGTGCTGTCGGGACTGCATGCGTTTCTCGGAGACGATCCCGAATTCCGCGAGCGCGCGCGGGCGAGCGGCGCCGCCATCCACGACGTACGCCGCCCGCCCGCCGGAAAGCCGGTGGCGGCGGCGCGCGCGGCCGGCCTCGACGCGCTGGTCGCGCTCACCGTCGGCAGCGATTGCAACGTCGGCAAGATGACCGCGGCGCTCGAGATCCGCGCCGCGCTCGAGGCTCGAGGCGTGCGCGCGGCGTTCGTCGCCACCGGCCAGACCGGAATCTTCGTCGCCGACCAGGGCGCCGCGATCGACGCGATCCCCGCCGACTTCGTGGCCGGGACGGTCGAGAAGCTGGTGCTCGAAGCGGCGCGCGACGCCGACATCGTGCTGGTCGAGGGCCAGGGCGCGCTCCACCACCCCGGCTACTCGGGGGTGACTCTGAGTCTGCTCCACGGCGCTTGCCCATCGGCGTTGATTCTCTGCCATCAATCCGACCACGCGCTGATCCACTACGGCCGGCCCGGGGATGCGCCTCGCCCGGTGGCGTCGCTTCCGGCGTTGGTGCGCGTGTACGAAAGCGCCGCCGCCTGGGTTCACCCGGCGCGCGCACTCGGCGTGGCGCTCCATACCGCCGCGCTCGCCGAGCCGGCGGCGCGCGCCGCGTGCGCGGCGGCGGCGGCCGAGACCGGGCTGCCGGCGACGGATCCGGTGCGCTTTGGTGCCGAGGCGCTGGCCCAGGCGTTGATCGCGGCCCTCGAGTCGAGGAGGCGACGTGCGACTTCGGCATGA
- the bshB1 gene encoding bacillithiol biosynthesis deacetylase BshB1, translating into MALDALFFGAHPDDVELTSAGLAARLAAHGHAVGIVDLTRGEAASRGTVEERAVEARNAARVLGVTVRENLELPDTGLDRHLRAQLIEVVTALRTHRPRLVVAPSADDAHPDHVEASHLVARACYLSGLVRFAAPGERHRPSRLLFALYRSSVRPHLIVDVSEVWEKRMRALREHRSQLDPDRGPTTYLTQPGFLDEIEARARVMGAAIGARHGEGYRTRAPLGVHDARLLIGAGDES; encoded by the coding sequence ATGGCGCTCGACGCGCTGTTCTTCGGCGCCCATCCCGACGACGTCGAGCTGACCTCCGCCGGGTTGGCGGCGCGGCTGGCCGCCCATGGCCACGCGGTCGGCATCGTGGACCTGACGCGGGGCGAGGCCGCGAGCCGCGGCACCGTCGAAGAGCGCGCGGTCGAGGCGCGCAACGCCGCGCGGGTGCTGGGGGTCACCGTTCGCGAGAATCTCGAGCTGCCCGACACCGGGCTCGATCGCCACTTGCGCGCCCAGCTCATCGAAGTCGTGACCGCGCTGCGCACCCATCGCCCGCGACTGGTGGTGGCGCCTTCCGCCGATGACGCGCATCCCGATCACGTCGAGGCCTCGCATCTCGTGGCGCGCGCCTGCTACCTGTCGGGTCTGGTCCGTTTCGCGGCGCCCGGCGAGCGCCATCGGCCATCGCGCCTGCTGTTCGCGTTGTATCGGAGCAGCGTGCGGCCGCATCTCATCGTCGATGTCAGCGAAGTCTGGGAGAAGCGCATGCGGGCGCTGAGGGAGCACCGGAGCCAGCTCGACCCCGACCGCGGGCCGACCACCTACCTGACGCAGCCCGGCTTCCTCGACGAGATCGAGGCGCGCGCTCGCGTGATGGGCGCGGCGATCGGCGCGCGCCACGGCGAAGGCTACCGCACGCGCGCCCCGCTCGGGGTTCACGACGCGCGCTTGTTGATCGGGGCGGGGGACGAGTCATGA
- the bshC gene encoding bacillithiol biosynthesis BshC, whose protein sequence is MSTRTLTVRARVPASIEPPWDRLYDPLADQIARGGALAVQRFATLWSNTGALRQLAERKRGPLPAALARELLELHRRLGASGATLANLDRLARGEAVAAIAGQQPAPLGGPLYSLHKTAATLGLAIEVERRTGVPCVPVFWMHGEDSDFAEIRGASLADSGLTLRELALPDEARVEGGLVGHIGLDSLRALETEAMRVWAGLPHVAETGGLLAAARQGARDFGEAHGALMLQLFAGDGLVVVDPRLAAFREAARPVIDRYLARADTIGARVRAAGDELERRGAHRALADSALDSFVFAIENGVRRKCDLNEALADSSRHRMTLSPSVALRPEVQDAVLPTVAMACGPGELAYLAQLREAFEALEVVPACPVPRLSATWMPPAAIELLEQAGADPFAVVADADGVLRGFAEREVPAGPRAALERAHRATLEGLAEFADAARSLDPSLPQMVESARGKVDFQFQRLLEGLTGKVRHKLERQHPEWLRLRYYLLPGDKLQERRLASLEVVAYRGRAVADELKELAAEHARRLAEGVLEHAVLEL, encoded by the coding sequence ATGAGCACGCGCACGCTCACCGTTCGCGCCCGGGTTCCGGCCTCGATCGAGCCGCCTTGGGACCGACTTTACGATCCGCTCGCGGATCAGATCGCGCGGGGCGGGGCGCTCGCGGTGCAACGATTCGCGACTCTGTGGTCCAACACCGGCGCGCTGCGCCAGCTGGCCGAACGCAAGCGCGGTCCGCTGCCGGCGGCGCTGGCGCGCGAGCTGCTCGAGCTGCATCGCCGTCTGGGTGCTTCCGGCGCCACCCTCGCCAATCTCGACCGGCTGGCGCGCGGAGAGGCCGTGGCGGCGATCGCCGGCCAGCAGCCCGCGCCACTCGGGGGTCCGCTGTACTCGCTGCACAAGACCGCGGCGACGCTGGGGCTCGCCATCGAAGTCGAGCGGCGCACGGGCGTTCCCTGCGTGCCGGTGTTCTGGATGCACGGCGAGGATTCCGATTTCGCCGAGATCCGCGGCGCCTCGCTCGCGGATTCCGGGCTGACCCTGCGCGAGCTGGCGCTGCCCGACGAGGCCCGCGTCGAGGGCGGGCTGGTGGGTCACATCGGGCTCGATTCGCTCCGCGCGCTCGAGACCGAGGCGATGAGGGTGTGGGCGGGGCTGCCGCACGTCGCCGAGACCGGAGGGCTGCTGGCCGCGGCCCGTCAGGGCGCTCGCGACTTCGGCGAGGCACACGGCGCGCTGATGCTGCAGTTGTTCGCCGGCGACGGCCTGGTGGTGGTGGACCCGCGCCTGGCTGCGTTCCGCGAGGCGGCGCGCCCGGTGATCGATCGCTATCTCGCGCGAGCCGACACGATCGGCGCACGCGTGCGCGCGGCCGGCGACGAGCTCGAACGCCGTGGCGCTCATCGCGCGCTCGCCGACAGCGCCCTCGATTCGTTCGTATTCGCGATCGAGAACGGCGTGCGCCGGAAGTGCGACCTGAACGAGGCGCTCGCGGATTCCAGCCGGCACCGGATGACTCTGAGTCCAAGTGTCGCCCTGAGGCCCGAGGTGCAAGACGCCGTGCTGCCGACGGTGGCGATGGCGTGTGGACCGGGCGAGCTCGCCTATCTGGCGCAGCTCCGCGAGGCCTTCGAGGCGCTCGAGGTGGTCCCGGCCTGTCCGGTGCCGCGGCTGTCGGCGACCTGGATGCCGCCGGCCGCGATCGAGCTGCTCGAGCAGGCGGGCGCCGATCCGTTCGCGGTGGTGGCGGACGCGGACGGTGTGCTGCGCGGGTTCGCCGAGCGCGAGGTGCCGGCGGGCCCGCGAGCGGCGCTCGAGCGTGCCCACCGCGCCACCCTCGAGGGGCTCGCCGAATTCGCCGACGCCGCGCGTTCGCTGGATCCCAGTTTGCCGCAGATGGTGGAATCGGCGCGCGGCAAGGTCGACTTCCAGTTCCAGCGGCTGCTCGAGGGGCTGACCGGCAAGGTGCGCCACAAGCTCGAGCGCCAGCATCCCGAATGGCTGCGCCTTCGCTACTACCTGTTGCCCGGCGACAAGCTTCAGGAGCGCCGCCTCGCCTCGCTGGAGGTGGTCGCGTATCGCGGGCGCGCGGTGGCCGACGAGTTGAAGGAGCTGGCCGCCGAGCACGCGCGCCGGCTCGCCGAAGGCGTGCTCGAGCACGCCGTGCTGGAGCTGTGA
- a CDS encoding dipeptide epimerase, protein MRLRHEPLDVQTTFEFRIAVGARTHHDNTLVRIEHDGIEGIGEASPSHYYGETRELVTAALEAWAPHLGEDPFALEAIERRLAGVLRGNAAAHAAIDMALHDWIGKKLGLPVWRLLGLDARTTPVSCVTLGMASPDEMEKKLETVLDFPRIKVKLGGLGDVDNLKRIRARYQGVLQVDANTAWSPAEAVRVLRQIEPLGIELVEQPVPREDLDGLRWVRERSGIPVFADESCHTLLDLGLLHGRADGVNLKIMKTGGIREMLRMIHAARALGLKILLGSMVETSLALSAAAQVAPLADYLDLDGHWLLRHDPFRGAPRELGRIVLSDRPGLGVEPARAGA, encoded by the coding sequence GTGCGACTTCGGCATGAGCCGCTGGACGTCCAGACCACCTTCGAGTTCCGCATCGCGGTGGGCGCTCGCACTCACCATGACAACACGCTGGTGCGGATCGAGCACGACGGGATCGAAGGCATCGGCGAGGCCTCTCCGTCCCACTACTACGGCGAGACTCGCGAGCTGGTCACGGCTGCGCTCGAAGCATGGGCGCCGCATCTCGGCGAGGATCCGTTCGCGCTCGAAGCGATCGAGCGGCGGCTGGCGGGTGTGCTGCGCGGCAACGCCGCGGCGCACGCGGCGATCGACATGGCCCTGCACGACTGGATCGGGAAGAAGCTCGGCCTGCCCGTCTGGCGGCTGCTCGGCCTTGACGCCCGCACCACGCCGGTGTCGTGCGTCACGCTCGGCATGGCGAGCCCCGATGAGATGGAGAAGAAGCTCGAGACCGTGCTGGATTTCCCGCGCATCAAGGTGAAGCTCGGCGGGCTCGGCGACGTCGACAATCTCAAGCGGATCCGCGCGCGCTATCAGGGCGTGCTGCAAGTGGACGCCAACACCGCGTGGAGTCCGGCCGAGGCGGTGCGCGTGCTCCGCCAGATCGAGCCGCTCGGCATCGAGCTGGTCGAGCAGCCCGTCCCGCGCGAGGATCTCGACGGCCTGCGCTGGGTGCGCGAGCGCTCGGGTATCCCGGTGTTCGCCGACGAGAGCTGCCACACCCTGCTCGATCTGGGGCTGCTGCACGGTCGGGCCGACGGCGTCAACCTCAAGATCATGAAGACCGGCGGGATTCGCGAGATGTTGCGCATGATCCACGCGGCGCGCGCGCTGGGACTCAAGATCCTGCTGGGTTCGATGGTCGAGACCAGCCTGGCGCTCTCGGCGGCCGCGCAGGTCGCGCCGCTCGCCGACTACCTCGATCTCGACGGCCACTGGCTGCTTCGCCACGATCCATTCCGCGGCGCGCCGCGCGAGCTGGGTCGCATCGTGCTGAGCGATCGGCCCGGACTCGGCGTCGAACCCGCCCGAGCGGGCGCATGA